In Paenibacillus ihbetae, the following are encoded in one genomic region:
- a CDS encoding FtsX-like permease family protein: protein MNINYLIYRNLKKNIKNYYLYVFALIFSVGLYFSFVTLQYDPSMDEVKGSMKGAAGLGAASVLLVAIVAIFLLYANTIFIKRRSKEIGLFQLIGLTKGKIFRILSAENLILYFGSMVIGVLAGFAASRLILMILFKVTGVESEATLRFSSQALIQTVIVFAAIYVLIMIMNFTFIKGQSILSLFRVVSTTENRVRKMSLVEVILGLLGIGLILVGYYVSTKLFSGDFTNMNELFMAMVFILGSVIIGTYLFYKGSVSFIFNLIRKSKGGYLSVNEVLSLSSIMFRMKSNALLLTIITTVSALAIGLLSLSYISYYSAEKSSKQGVPNHFAISVQDDLAAFTHALAEADIEFKQTDRDVIQVDADVSKIIGSSFEETGQDGSMIIAVVSDEGIQDVDVSPEEALFTGFSDSIQQFMSLQDTGHIQLRGSKESIPLQLIGTRKDSYVSYYFANNGLPTAIVDQTAFDRLKQDLDPKIQKETTVYHGIDIVDPTAINQANQVFMDLGIGERFGNQSQIEMIANQKSQMGLIMFIVGFLGLTFLITSGCILYFKQMDEGEEEKPTYTILRKLGYTQGNLLRGIQFKQLFNFGIPLIVGLSHSYFAVKSGWFFFGTELWAPMIIVMLLYTALYSIFGLLSVMFYKRVIKEAL from the coding sequence ATGAACATTAATTATCTGATCTACCGCAATTTGAAGAAAAACATTAAAAATTATTATCTGTATGTCTTCGCGCTGATCTTCAGCGTCGGCTTGTACTTCTCCTTCGTTACGCTGCAGTACGATCCGTCCATGGATGAAGTGAAGGGCTCGATGAAAGGGGCTGCCGGACTCGGGGCCGCCTCGGTGCTGCTGGTAGCAATTGTCGCCATCTTCCTGCTCTACGCCAATACGATATTCATCAAACGGCGAAGCAAGGAGATCGGGCTGTTCCAGCTGATCGGGCTGACCAAGGGGAAAATCTTCCGGATCTTGAGCGCGGAAAATCTGATTCTGTATTTCGGCTCAATGGTGATTGGCGTCCTTGCCGGCTTCGCCGCTTCCCGGCTGATCCTGATGATTCTGTTCAAGGTTACCGGCGTCGAAAGCGAGGCCACTCTTAGATTCTCCAGCCAAGCCTTAATCCAGACGGTCATCGTATTTGCTGCCATTTACGTTCTGATCATGATCATGAATTTCACGTTCATTAAGGGGCAGAGCATCCTGTCGCTCTTCCGGGTTGTATCGACCACCGAGAACCGCGTCCGGAAAATGTCGCTTGTCGAGGTGATCCTCGGGCTCCTCGGCATCGGACTCATCCTGGTCGGATATTATGTATCCACCAAGCTGTTCAGCGGCGATTTCACAAACATGAATGAATTGTTTATGGCGATGGTCTTCATTCTAGGGTCGGTCATTATCGGAACCTACCTGTTCTATAAGGGCTCGGTCAGCTTTATTTTCAACCTGATCCGCAAGAGCAAAGGCGGATATCTGTCGGTGAACGAGGTGCTCTCGCTCTCCTCGATCATGTTCCGGATGAAGTCGAACGCCCTGCTGCTCACCATTATTACGACGGTCTCGGCGCTCGCCATCGGGCTGCTGTCGCTGAGCTACATCTCGTATTATTCGGCGGAGAAGTCATCGAAGCAAGGTGTCCCGAATCATTTTGCCATCTCGGTACAGGACGATCTTGCAGCTTTCACGCATGCGCTCGCGGAGGCCGACATCGAATTCAAGCAGACCGATCGGGATGTGATTCAGGTGGACGCGGATGTCTCCAAGATTATCGGGTCCAGCTTTGAAGAAACAGGACAAGACGGCTCTATGATCATCGCGGTCGTTAGTGATGAAGGCATTCAAGACGTTGACGTATCCCCGGAAGAAGCACTGTTTACGGGGTTCAGCGATTCGATCCAGCAATTCATGTCCCTTCAAGACACGGGGCACATTCAGCTTCGCGGCAGCAAGGAGAGCATTCCGCTGCAGTTGATCGGAACGAGAAAGGACTCTTATGTCTCGTATTATTTTGCCAACAATGGCCTGCCAACCGCCATTGTCGATCAAACGGCATTCGATCGGCTAAAACAAGATTTGGATCCCAAGATCCAGAAGGAAACGACTGTCTACCATGGCATCGATATCGTTGATCCAACGGCCATCAATCAGGCGAACCAAGTGTTCATGGATCTGGGTATAGGGGAACGCTTCGGAAATCAGTCCCAAATCGAGATGATTGCGAATCAGAAGAGCCAAATGGGACTCATCATGTTCATCGTCGGATTCCTTGGCCTGACCTTCCTTATTACTTCAGGTTGTATCCTGTACTTTAAACAGATGGATGAGGGCGAGGAAGAGAAGCCGACGTACACGATCCTGCGTAAGCTCGGGTATACCCAAGGCAATCTGCTCCGGGGCATTCAGTTCAAGCAGCTCTTTAACTTCGGCATTCCGCTGATTGTGGGATTGTCGCACAGCTACTTTGCGGTCAAATCCGGCTGGTTCTTCTTCGGAACCGAGCTGTGGGCACCTATGATCATCGTAATGCTGCTATACACGGCGCTGTATTCCATCTTCGGCCTGCTGTCCGTGATGTTCTACAAGCGGGTCATTAAAGAGGCGCTTTAA
- a CDS encoding ABC transporter ATP-binding protein, which translates to MAILEAHQIHKSYGNKFNKQEVLKGIDISVDKGEFVSIMGASGSGKTTLLNVLSSIDKVSLGSIKIEGKEFTGMKEKELAEFRKHHLGFIFQDYNLLDTLTVKENVLLPLSIKKVSKKDADQKFQRIATELGIYDLKDKYPNQISGGQKQRTSAARAFIHDPSIIFADEPTGALDSKSASDLLNKLSDLNQKIHSTIIMVTHDPGAASYCSRVVFIKDGQIYTQLNKGEQSRQAFFNDIIKTQGVLGGVQHEH; encoded by the coding sequence GTGGCCATTCTAGAAGCACATCAAATCCATAAAAGCTACGGCAACAAATTCAATAAGCAGGAAGTGCTGAAGGGCATCGACATCAGCGTCGACAAAGGGGAATTCGTCAGCATCATGGGCGCCTCCGGTTCCGGGAAAACAACGCTGCTCAACGTACTGTCCTCTATCGATAAGGTCAGCCTCGGCAGCATCAAAATCGAGGGCAAGGAATTCACGGGCATGAAGGAGAAGGAGCTTGCGGAGTTCCGGAAGCATCACTTGGGCTTTATTTTTCAGGATTACAATCTGCTCGACACCCTGACCGTCAAGGAAAATGTCCTGCTCCCGCTGTCCATCAAGAAAGTCTCCAAGAAGGATGCCGATCAGAAATTCCAGCGCATCGCGACGGAGCTTGGGATCTATGACCTCAAGGATAAATATCCGAACCAGATTTCCGGCGGCCAGAAGCAGCGGACCTCGGCGGCGCGGGCGTTCATCCATGATCCGAGCATTATATTCGCCGATGAGCCGACCGGGGCGCTGGATTCGAAATCGGCCTCGGACCTGCTCAACAAGCTGAGCGATTTGAATCAGAAGATCCACTCGACGATCATCATGGTTACCCATGATCCAGGCGCAGCCAGCTACTGCAGCCGTGTCGTCTTTATCAAAGACGGGCAAATCTATACGCAGCTGAACAAGGGTGAGCAGTCGAGACAAGCATTCTTCAACGATATTATCAAAACTCAAGGCGTGCTGGGCGGTGTGCAGCATGAACATTAA
- a CDS encoding sensor histidine kinase: MIRAYLRERLSWILLFVCLQVLLLFVAAIDNAIPFQPISYIAFLSTLVFIVFLAVRYNRETRFYKSLKAWDDTYDLAAIDQPELPFETLAMEMLALQTERFKRESSMRRMEMEQEKDEIMSWIHEVKTPLTTMQLIIERMEDESLKSRLMYEWLRIHLLLDQQLHQKRIPFIENDLFIETALLEPIIHNEIRALKSWCLQKGIGFDVSLEVTEVLTDAKWLGFMIRQLLTNAVKYSEASDIIIESAAVDGHAQLTIQDFGRGIDPKDLPRIFDKGFTSTTKHLDSAATGMGLYLTQKVADALFIRIHVVSTPGEGTIFTLTFPKKNEIVHITGM, from the coding sequence ATGATCCGTGCCTATTTGAGAGAACGCCTCAGCTGGATTCTGCTGTTTGTGTGCCTGCAGGTGCTGCTCCTGTTCGTTGCCGCGATCGACAACGCCATTCCCTTCCAGCCGATCTCTTACATCGCCTTTCTGTCCACGCTGGTGTTCATCGTCTTTCTGGCCGTGCGTTACAACCGGGAGACGAGGTTCTACAAGAGCTTGAAGGCATGGGACGATACCTATGATTTGGCCGCGATCGATCAGCCGGAGCTTCCGTTTGAAACACTCGCCATGGAGATGCTCGCGCTGCAGACTGAACGCTTCAAGCGTGAATCCTCCATGCGCCGCATGGAGATGGAGCAGGAGAAGGACGAAATCATGTCCTGGATTCACGAGGTGAAGACTCCGCTGACCACGATGCAATTAATCATTGAACGCATGGAGGATGAATCCCTAAAGTCCAGGCTCATGTATGAATGGCTCCGCATCCACCTGCTGCTGGATCAACAGCTGCATCAGAAGCGCATCCCGTTCATCGAGAACGATCTGTTTATCGAGACCGCGCTTCTGGAGCCGATCATCCACAATGAAATTCGGGCGCTCAAATCCTGGTGCCTCCAAAAGGGCATCGGCTTTGATGTCTCTCTGGAGGTTACGGAAGTGCTGACCGACGCCAAGTGGCTCGGCTTCATGATCCGGCAGCTGCTGACCAATGCCGTCAAATACAGCGAGGCTTCGGACATTATCATTGAAAGCGCCGCGGTTGACGGTCATGCACAGCTGACCATTCAGGATTTTGGCCGCGGCATCGACCCGAAGGATTTGCCTCGCATATTCGACAAGGGCTTCACATCCACGACCAAGCACCTTGACAGCGCCGCAACGGGCATGGGCCTGTATTTGACGCAAAAGGTGGCGGATGCTCTCTTCATCCGCATCCATGTCGTATCCACGCCCGGTGAAGGGACGATCTTCACCCTTACCTTTCCGAAAAAGAATGAAATCGTCCATATTACCGGCATGTGA
- a CDS encoding response regulator transcription factor, translating into MFKIMLIEDDATLFHEVKERLTQWSYDVYGIHDFGSVLQEFTAVQPDLVIIDIQLPKYDGFHWCRMIRSHSIVPIIFLSSRDHPTDMVMSMQLGADDFIQKPFHFEVLIAKIQATLRRVYNYNTERTELRTWRGATVEYVKNMVTSPSGSVELTKNEMFILKMLIERKNQIISREDLIKSLWDNEHFVSDNTLTVNVNRLRKKLEPLGLDAYIETKVGQGYMATEEVHS; encoded by the coding sequence TTGTTCAAAATTATGCTGATCGAAGACGATGCGACCCTGTTCCATGAAGTCAAGGAACGTCTGACCCAGTGGTCGTACGACGTATACGGAATCCATGATTTCGGGAGCGTGCTTCAGGAATTTACGGCCGTGCAGCCGGATCTGGTGATCATCGATATTCAGCTTCCGAAATATGACGGCTTTCACTGGTGCCGCATGATTCGTTCCCATTCGATCGTGCCGATTATTTTTCTGTCCTCGCGCGACCATCCGACCGATATGGTCATGTCCATGCAGCTTGGGGCCGATGACTTCATCCAGAAGCCGTTCCACTTCGAGGTGCTTATCGCCAAAATTCAAGCTACGCTCCGCCGGGTGTACAACTACAACACCGAGCGCACGGAGCTGAGAACCTGGCGCGGAGCTACGGTTGAATATGTGAAGAATATGGTTACGAGCCCTTCAGGGTCCGTGGAATTAACGAAGAACGAGATGTTCATCTTGAAAATGCTGATTGAGCGCAAAAATCAGATCATCAGCCGGGAAGATCTGATCAAGAGCCTATGGGACAACGAGCATTTCGTCAGCGACAACACCTTGACGGTGAACGTGAACCGGCTGCGCAAAAAGCTGGAGCCGCTTGGGCTTGACGCCTATATTGAAACCAAGGTTGGGCAGGGCTATATGGCAACGGAAGAGGTCCATTCATGA
- a CDS encoding helix-turn-helix domain-containing protein — protein MLEWMLRSVMAQRGIWSGAALARLLKEKADYRLSAASISALLSGRPKQMKVETLDALCTALECTPSDLWVHTPTPSKIKEA, from the coding sequence TTGCTTGAATGGATGCTGCGAAGCGTGATGGCACAGCGCGGAATCTGGTCGGGCGCAGCCTTGGCGAGACTGTTGAAAGAGAAGGCGGACTACCGTCTTTCAGCGGCCTCCATCAGTGCCCTGCTGTCGGGCCGGCCCAAGCAGATGAAGGTGGAGACATTGGATGCCCTGTGTACGGCACTGGAATGTACGCCGAGCGATCTATGGGTCCATACACCGACACCTTCAAAGATAAAGGAGGCGTAA